A single region of the Podospora pseudopauciseta strain CBS 411.78 chromosome 1, whole genome shotgun sequence genome encodes:
- a CDS encoding hypothetical protein (EggNog:ENOG503P4A3) encodes MSSKPTLTISTPKTANFPHIPPPPHELRSATSLPSATPLSAVSRTSAFRDPIPSSALPSAGLPSAGPFSALFSAGPYSAAPFSATIKLEHDLQKTPITPPVAYTDFLRGMAMVSPALASPPQTGKSALNRTSTVSTASSNLSTSSTSSSETADSDDSEKDKGEQIDSGPSTARSDLSCGCDEEVKVKEEEVEKTKTPRPAPIDIKLSNAPRGSSNCPLSAPAAGANATVFPSMKLPASPAISTAGLYSPRSPLSTASVRSPAFDWEAALKSRRLALSPGLKRPAEPETPTTAASAPAGGAASTSSPHKHAKKDSRSSVRHIREVVTRTVTYTPRMAPAPKGKRRKIDPEASTTAAKS; translated from the coding sequence ATGTCGTCCAAACCCACCCTCACGATATCGACGCCCAAGACGGCAAACTTCCCACACATcccgcctccgcctcatGAGCTTCGGTCTGCCACCTCTCTTCCCTCAGCTACTCCTCTGTCGGCCGTCTCCAGGACATCAGCTTTCCGGGACCCAATTCCTTCCTCTGCGCTCCCATCGGCCGGTTTGCCTTCCGCCGGACCGTTTAGCGCTCTTTTTTCTGCTGGTCCGTATAGCGCTGCTCCGTTTAGCGCCACCATCAAGCTTGAGCATGACCTCCAAAAGACGCCCATTACACCTCCGGTAGCATATACCGACTTTCTCAGAGGAATGGCCATGGTCTCACCAGCTCtcgcctcaccaccacagacAGGAAAGTCCGCTCTGAACCGAACCAGCACTGTTAGCACCGCCAGCAGTAAtctcagcaccagcagcacaaGCAGCAGCGAAACAGCCGATTCTGATGACTCAGAGAAGGACAAGGGCGAACAGATCGACAGTGGCCCATCAACAGCACGCTCAGATCTCAGCTGCGGGTGTGACGAGGAAGTCAAGgtgaaagaggaggaggtggaaaagaCAAAAACTCCCAGACCTGCTCCCATCGATATCAAGCTGTCCAACGCCCCACGAGGTTCTTCGAACTGCCCGCTTTCTGCTCCCGCCGCTGGGGCGAACGCAACAGTATTCCCAAGCATGAAGCTCCCTGCTTCTCCGGCCATTTCCACCGCAGGCCTTTACTCGCCAAGATCACCACTGAGCACTGCCTCAGTCAGGTCACCAGCGTTTGACTGGGAGGCGGCGCTCAAGTCTCGACGGTTGGCGCTATCTCCTGGCTTGAAGCGCCCCGCAGAACCAGAAacgcccaccaccgccgctaGCGCACctgctggtggtgccgcGAGTACGAGCAGCCCACATAAACACGCAAAGAAGGATTCGAGATCGAGCGTGCGACATATTCGTGAGGTCGTGACAAGGACAGTGACATACACACCAAGAATGGCGCCAGCGCCAAAAGgcaagaggagaaagatCGACCCAGaagccagcaccaccgccgccaagtCATGA